Proteins encoded by one window of Gopherus evgoodei ecotype Sinaloan lineage unplaced genomic scaffold, rGopEvg1_v1.p scaffold_58_arrow_ctg1, whole genome shotgun sequence:
- the LOC115643412 gene encoding HLA class II histocompatibility antigen, DRB1-1 beta chain-like isoform X5 has protein sequence MGAGWILGAGSRWAGALLVTVTVLRTHLAHCTEPPKRFVFQFKAECQFTNGTQRVRLLAWYVYNQQQFVHFDSDVGVWVGDTEVGRCWAEYWNKDKAEMDYRRSGVDQFCRHNYRVGASFTVDRRVQPKVKVSPTKSGSQPHPHLLVCSVTGFYPGGIEIKWLKNGQEQTAGVVSTELLQNGDWTFQILVMLEMSPQRGDVYTCQVEHISLRGPLTVHWEAQSDSARSKMLTGVGGFVLGLIFLAPGLLIYLKNKKGRPIPQPAGLLS, from the exons ATGGGGGCGGGTTGGATCCTGGGGGCCGGGAGCCGCTGGGCTGGGGCTCTGCTAGTGACAGTGACGGTGCTGAGAACCCACCTGGCTCATTGCACGGAGCCCCCAA agcGGTTCGTGTTCCAGTTCAAGGCTGAGTGTCAGTTCACCAACGGCACCCAGCGGGTCCGGCTCCTGGCCTGGTACGTCTACAACCAGCAGCAGTTCGTGCACTTCGACAGCGAcgtgggggtgtgggtgggggacaCGGAGGTGGGGCGGTGCTGGGCCGAGTACTGGAACAAGGACAAGGCCGAGATGGATTACAGACGGAGCGGGGTGGACCAGTTCTGCCGGCACAACTACAGGGTGGGCGCGTCTTTCACCGTGGACAGGAGAG ttcAGCCCAAGGTGAAAGTTTCCCCCACGAAATCggggtcccagccccacccccacctgctggTTTGCTCCGTGACGGGGTTTTACCCCGGGGGGATCGAGATCAAGTGGCTGAAGAATGGGCAGGAGCAGACGGCCGGGGTGGTGTCCACGGAGCTGCTCCAGAACGGAGACTGGACCTTCCAGATCCTGGTGATGCTGGAGATGAGCCCCCAGCGCGGGGACGTCTACACCTGCCAGGTGGAGCACATCAGCCTGCGGGGCCCCCTCACCGTGCACTGGG AGGCGCAGTCTGACTCCGCCAGGAGCAAGATGCTGACGGGGGTCGGGGGCTTCGTGCTGGGGCTGATCTTCCTGGCGCCCGGACTCCTCATCTACCTGAAGAATAAGAAAG
- the LOC115643408 gene encoding HLA class II histocompatibility antigen, DR alpha chain-like isoform X2, with amino-acid sequence MCPPDPLVLLAPHPAQCWGEEMGAGRGVPMAQLALLTLLALPGAGAVRVDHVHFQAEFYQRTDQSQQGSGEFVQGFEEDEMFYVDLEKKETVWRLPDFGKFASFDAQFALRNIAISKNNLELMIKSTNQTQAQNVPPEVTVFPEDPVELGEPNVLICFVDKFFPPVLSVTWLKNGQEVTGGVYETDFYPRQDNSFRKFSYLPFLPSQGDFYDCRVEHGGLPEPFTKHWEAQVPTPVPETTETLVCALGLAVGIVGIIVGTILIIKGMKMNATRNPRGPL; translated from the exons ATGTGCCCCCCTGACCCCCTAGTGCTGCTGGCTCCGcacccagcccagtgctggggagaggagatgggCGCAGGACGTGGCGTCCCcatggcccagctggccctgctcacccTGCTGGCCCTGCCAGGCGCCGGGGCAGTGAGAG TGGACCACGTGCACTTCCAGGCAGAGTTCTACCAGCGGACGGACCAGTCCCAGCAGGGGTCAGGGGAGTTTGTGCAGGGCTTTGAGGAGGACGAGATGTTCTACGTGGACCTGGAGAAGAAGGAGACTGTCTGGCGCCTGCCCGACTTCGGCAAGTTTGCCAGCTTTGATGCACAGTTCGCCCTGCGCAACATCGCCATAAGCAAGAACAACCTGGAGCTCATGATCAAGAGCACCAACCAGACGCAGGCGCAGAACG TGCCCCCTGAGGTGACCGTGTTCCCCGAAGACCCCGTGGAGCTGGGCGAGCCCAACGTCCTGATCTGCTTCGTGGACAAGTTCTTCCCGCCGGTGCTCAGCGTGACGTGGCTGAAGAACGGGCAGGAGGTGACCGGGGGCGTCTACGAGACCGACTTCTACCCCCGCCAGGACAACTCCTTCCGCAAGTTCTCCTacctgcccttcctccccagccaggGCGACTTCTACGACTGCCGGGTGGAGCACGGGGGGCTGCCCGAGCCCTTCACGAAGCACTGGG aAGCCCAAGTGCCCACCCCCGTCCCCGAGACCACAGAGACCCTGGTGTGTGCCCTGGGCCTGGCTGTGGGCATCGTCGGCATCATCGTGGGCACCATCCTCATCATCAAGGGGATGAAGATGAACGCCACCCGCAACCCGCGGGGCCCCTT
- the LOC115643408 gene encoding HLA class II histocompatibility antigen, DR alpha chain-like isoform X1: MCPPDPLVLLAPHPAQCWGEEMGAGRGVPMAQLALLTLLALPGAGAVRVDHVHFQAEFYQRTDQSQQGSGEFVQGFEEDEMFYVDLEKKETVWRLPDFGKFASFDAQFALRNIAISKNNLELMIKSTNQTQAQNVPPEVTVFPEDPVELGEPNVLICFVDKFFPPVLSVTWLKNGQEVTGGVYETDFYPRQDNSFRKFSYLPFLPSQGDFYDCRVEHGGLPEPFTKHWEAQVPTPVPETTETLVCALGLAVGIVGIIVGTILIIKGMKMNATRNPRGPL, from the exons ATGTGCCCCCCTGACCCCCTAGTGCTGCTGGCTCCGcacccagcccagtgctggggagaggagatgggCGCAGGACGTGGCGTCCCcatggcccagctggccctgctcacccTGCTGGCCCTGCCAGGCGCCGGGGCAGTGAGAG TGGACCACGTGCACTTCCAGGCAGAGTTCTACCAGCGGACGGACCAGTCCCAGCAGGGGTCAGGGGAGTTTGTGCAGGGCTTTGAGGAGGACGAGATGTTCTACGTGGACCTGGAGAAGAAGGAGACTGTCTGGCGCCTGCCCGACTTCGGCAAGTTTGCCAGCTTTGATGCACAGTTCGCCCTGCGCAACATCGCCATAAGCAAGAACAACCTGGAGCTCATGATCAAGAGCACCAACCAGACGCAGGCGCAGAACG TGCCCCCTGAGGTGACCGTGTTCCCCGAAGACCCCGTGGAGCTGGGCGAGCCCAACGTCCTGATCTGCTTCGTGGACAAGTTCTTCCCGCCGGTGCTCAGCGTGACGTGGCTGAAGAACGGGCAGGAGGTGACCGGGGGCGTCTACGAGACCGACTTCTACCCCCGCCAGGACAACTCCTTCCGCAAGTTCTCCTacctgcccttcctccccagccaggGCGACTTCTACGACTGCCGGGTGGAGCACGGGGGGCTGCCCGAGCCCTTCACGAAGCACTGGG aAGCCCAAGTGCCCACCCCCGTCCCCGAGACCACAGAGACCCTGGTGTGTGCCCTGGGCCTGGCTGTGGGCATCGTCGGCATCATCGTGGGCACCATCCTCATCATCAAGGGGATGAAGATGAACGCCACCCGCAACCCGCGGGGCCCCTT ATAA